Proteins encoded by one window of Clostridium perfringens:
- a CDS encoding ComF family protein, protein MERVRDKVDYLFKCFLEAIYPTEEKCYVCNKDGEKIICDKCKGEIQKANETLIIEECEMLICSYYSFIVKDLILRLKYKGDFHAGEILVMLLEEKIKESNLDVDFITYVPVAKDSLKKKEFNQCEYLSKELGKRLGIKSIETLKKRNKVKEQKSLSKEEREKNVKNAFKLKRYKNLEGKSIILLDDVMTTGSTLKACVRELKKIKDIKIFLLTIAKSNI, encoded by the coding sequence ATGGAGAGAGTCAGAGATAAGGTAGATTATTTATTTAAATGTTTTTTAGAAGCTATTTATCCAACAGAAGAAAAGTGTTATGTATGCAATAAAGATGGAGAAAAAATAATTTGTGATAAATGCAAAGGGGAAATACAAAAGGCAAATGAAACTCTTATTATTGAAGAATGTGAAATGTTAATCTGTTCTTATTATTCTTTTATAGTTAAGGATTTAATATTAAGACTTAAATATAAAGGAGATTTTCATGCTGGTGAAATATTAGTTATGTTACTAGAAGAAAAAATAAAAGAATCAAATTTAGATGTTGATTTTATAACATATGTTCCCGTAGCAAAGGATTCCCTTAAAAAGAAGGAATTTAACCAATGTGAATATTTATCAAAAGAATTAGGAAAGCGACTAGGGATTAAATCCATAGAAACTTTAAAAAAGAGAAATAAGGTGAAAGAACAAAAGTCATTATCTAAGGAAGAAAGAGAAAAAAATGTGAAAAATGCTTTTAAGCTTAAAAGATATAAGAATTTAGAAGGAAAAAGTATTATACTTTTAGATGATGTAATGACTACAGGTTCCACATTAAAGGCCTGTGTAAGAGAACTAAAAAAAATTAAAGATATTAAAATTTTTTTATTGACTATTGCTAAAAGTAATATATAA
- the hpf gene encoding ribosome hibernation-promoting factor, HPF/YfiA family, producing MKVTVHAKNIELTNALKDCVEKKISKLSKYFEPGVEAKATLSVEKNKQIIEVMIPFNGILLRGEESTDDMYKSIDLVEEKIERQIRKQKTRLSKKNRYDSLRFAHIDPIEDMKEEKEAKIVKTKRFDVKPMGAEEAVLQMELIGHDFFVFQDPETNQLNVVYKRKDGNYGLIEPGLGEE from the coding sequence ATGAAAGTAACAGTACATGCTAAGAATATAGAGTTAACAAATGCTTTAAAGGATTGTGTAGAAAAGAAAATATCCAAGTTAAGCAAGTATTTTGAACCAGGAGTTGAAGCAAAGGCCACTTTAAGCGTAGAGAAAAATAAACAAATCATAGAAGTTATGATTCCTTTTAATGGAATATTATTAAGAGGTGAAGAATCTACAGACGATATGTATAAGTCAATAGACTTAGTTGAAGAAAAAATCGAAAGACAAATAAGAAAACAAAAAACTAGATTATCAAAGAAAAATAGATATGATTCATTAAGATTTGCTCATATAGATCCAATAGAGGATATGAAAGAAGAAAAAGAAGCAAAAATAGTAAAAACTAAAAGATTTGATGTTAAGCCAATGGGAGCTGAAGAAGCCGTTTTACAAATGGAGCTTATAGGACATGACTTCTTTGTATTCCAAGATCCAGAGACAAATCAACTAAATGTAGTTTATAAAAGAAAAGATGGTAATTATGGTTTAATTGAACCAGGATTAGGCGAAGAATAA